In Cydia splendana chromosome 26, ilCydSple1.2, whole genome shotgun sequence, the following are encoded in one genomic region:
- the LOC134803044 gene encoding uncharacterized protein LOC134803044, with translation MDFRKNILTTEVLPHAQSPSYQVKTTALRILGATKSFGDLSQFADVHTLEYELRGKVSHADAELILWCVEYRLPNSERLLQAAILFYDNLPQAVRKKIVVKGISKSPPELKRAAIQFLISQSCEDPVARVWRDLLEDDDVTVVMAGVRELADCLAAALQAVQEDETQELPPKLSSLLRLASLVPAAHALPLRACGPQLRGLVHHAATLNAAKALLAGASDLYKVSVEPYVELQASLVPPAHALPLRACGPQLRGLVHHAATRNAAKPLLASDLYKVSVEPYVELQASLVPPTHALPLRACGPQQRGLVHHAATLNAAKALLASDLYKVSVEPYVELQASLVQPAHALPLRAWGLQLRFD, from the exons atggatttccgcaaa AATATATTAACAACCGAGGTCCTCCCGCACGCCCAGTCGCCGTCCTACCAAGTGAAAACGACCGCGTTACGAATACTGGGCGCGACCAAAAGTTTCGGAGATCTGTCGCAGTTCGCAGACGTACATACACTCGAGTACGAGCTGAGGGGGAAGGTGTCACATGCCGATGCTGAACTT ATACTATGGTGTGTAGAATACAGGCTACCGAACAGCGAGCGACTGTTACAGGCGGCCATCTTGTTTTACGATAATTTGCCGCAAGCCGTGCGGAAGAAGATCGTTGTTAAGGGCATTTCTAAATCGCCGCCGGAGCTCAAGAGA GCAGCCATACAGTTCCTGATATCACAATCGTGCGAAGACCCGGTTGCGCGCGTGTGGCGCGACCTTCTGGAAGATGATGACGTCACGGTCGTGATGGCTGGCGTCCGGGAGCTGGCTGACTGTCTGGCAGCAGCCTTACAGGCGGTACAGGAAGACGAAACTCAG GAACTGCCCCCAAAGCTGTCTTCCCTGTTACGCCTAGCATCTCTAGTTCCGGCCGCACATGCGTTACCGCTGCGTGCGTGCGGCCCGCAGCTGCGGGGGCTCGTTCACCACGCCGCTACGCTAAACGCCGCTAAAGCTTTACTTGCGGGGGCCAGTGACTTGTACAAGGTGagtgtagagccatatgtagagttACAAGCATCTCTAGTTCCGCCCGCACATGCGTTACCGCTGCGTGCGTGCGGCCCGCAGCTGCGGGGACTCGTTCACCACGCCGCTACGCGAAACGCCGCTAAACCTTTACTTGCCAGTGACTTGTATAAGGTGagtgtagagccatatgtagagctaCAGGCATCTCTAGTTCCGCCCACACATGCGTTACCGCTGCGTGCGTGCGGCCCGCAGCAGCGGGGGCTCGTTCACCACGCTGCTACGCTAAATGCCGCTAAAGCTTTACTTGCCAGTGACTTGTACAAGGTGagtgtagagccatatgtagagctaCAAGCATCTCTAGTTCAGCCCGCACATGCGTTACCGCTGCGAGCGTGGGGCCTGCAGCTGCGGTTCGATTAA
- the LOC134803045 gene encoding uncharacterized protein LOC134803045 encodes MEQWEAIIENLERPPVQCHRTFEKILETAAALLSTAATQLAPFETEWLVETLVHSPVELLTTVSQKRSDEVWRKAVVDALKLMASVAGLSHKYYEQIVDICLLNYDPELRKHALACLAEVAKHSDAATRDFARHVQALEEATQCRAPIALLVGALCEHHPAVVCDELTRIWRGYLNMLDNNKNTVRLVDKS; translated from the exons ATGGAGCAGTGGGAAGCTATTATAGAGAATTTAGAGCGTCCGCCGGTTCAGTGCCACCGTACGTTCGAGAAAATATTGGAAACTGCAGCAGCTTTATTGAGTACCGCGGCGACACAGCTCGCCCCTTTTGAAACAG AATGGCTGGTGGAGACTCTTGTTCACTCTCCGGTGGAGCTCTTGACAACTGTGTCCCAGAAGCGAAGCGACGAGGTGTGGCGCAAAGCTGTGGTAGACGCTCTGAAACTTATGGCAAGCGTGGCCGGATTGTCTCATAAATACTATGAGCAGATTGTTGAT ATTTGTCTTCTAAACTACGACCCAGAGCTTCGTAAGCACGCTCTGGCGTGCCTTGCCGAGGTCGCTAAACATTCGGACGCTGCTACCAGAGACTTTGCAAGACACGTGCAAGCGCTGGAAGAGGCTACACAGTGCCGTGCACCTATAGCATTGCTAGttg GTGCACTGTGCGAGCACCACCCCGCCGTCGTTTGCGATGAGCTCACTCGCATCTGGCGCGGGTACCTCAACATGCTCGACAACAACAAGAACACGGTGAGACTAGTGGACAaatcctaa